A part of Streptomyces sp. NBC_01235 genomic DNA contains:
- a CDS encoding ABC transporter ATP-binding protein, producing the protein MDTNEHVIEVTDLRRVYGGGFEAVRGVSFHVDRGEIFALLGTNGAGKTSTVELLEGLARPDGGRIKVLGHDPYTERAAVRPRTGVMLQEGGFPSELTVAETARMWAGCVSGARPVGEALALVGLAGRAGVRVKQLSGGERRRLDLALAVLGEPEVLFLDEPTTGLDAEGRRDTWDLVRALRDAGTTVLLTTHYLEEAENLADRLAILHEGRIAATGTPAEVTAAQPSRIAFELPDGYFVGDLPPLGELGVCGHEAEGRVVRLRTRELQRAATGLLVWAERAGVELRRLDVRSASLEEAFLGIAREASNSDEAEEVAA; encoded by the coding sequence ATGGACACGAATGAACACGTGATCGAGGTCACCGACCTCCGGCGTGTGTACGGGGGCGGGTTCGAAGCGGTCCGTGGGGTCTCCTTCCACGTCGACCGCGGTGAGATCTTCGCGCTGCTGGGCACCAACGGCGCCGGAAAGACATCGACCGTGGAGTTGTTGGAGGGCCTCGCGCGGCCCGACGGCGGGCGAATCAAAGTGCTCGGCCACGACCCGTACACCGAGCGGGCCGCCGTACGGCCGCGCACCGGTGTGATGCTCCAGGAGGGTGGTTTTCCCTCCGAGCTGACCGTCGCCGAGACCGCGCGGATGTGGGCCGGCTGCGTGAGCGGAGCCCGCCCGGTCGGGGAGGCGCTGGCCCTGGTCGGGCTCGCCGGGCGGGCCGGCGTCCGGGTCAAGCAGCTCTCCGGGGGTGAGCGGCGACGCCTCGACCTGGCGCTCGCGGTCCTCGGAGAACCCGAGGTGCTGTTCCTCGACGAGCCGACGACCGGCCTGGACGCCGAGGGCCGCCGCGACACCTGGGACCTGGTGCGCGCCCTGCGCGACGCCGGTACGACGGTGCTGCTGACCACGCACTATTTGGAGGAGGCGGAGAACCTCGCCGACCGGCTGGCCATCCTGCACGAGGGCCGCATCGCGGCCACCGGGACACCCGCCGAGGTGACCGCGGCCCAGCCGTCCCGGATCGCCTTCGAACTGCCCGACGGGTACTTCGTGGGCGACCTGCCACCGCTGGGCGAGCTGGGCGTGTGCGGTCACGAGGCCGAGGGCCGCGTCGTACGGCTGCGCACCCGGGAGCTCCAGCGGGCCGCGACCGGGCTGCTGGTGTGGGCCGAGCGGGCCGGCGTCGAACTGCGCAGGCTGGACGTGCGGTCGGCCTCGTTGGAGGAGGCGTTCCTGGGGATCGCCCGGGAGGCGTCGAACAGCGACGAGGCCGAGGAGGTCGCGGCATGA
- a CDS encoding ABC transporter permease: MAALARAELTLLGRSKSTIVAAVFVPLVLPVSLASVVDDMEVEDAGLSVGLVLLPAAIGFSLLFGVYSALTAIYTARREELVLKRLRTGELRDTEILGGSALPVLATGLAQSLLLVAGSAVLLHVPAPEAPHLAVLGLLLGLVMCAAFAAVTAAVTRTVESAQVTTMPMVLVSMTGSGVAVPLELLPDRLASVCELLPLSPVITLIRGGWTGSLSAYEALGALATALAWTVLAVFAVRRWFRWEPRR, translated from the coding sequence ATGGCCGCCCTCGCGCGCGCCGAGCTGACGCTGCTCGGACGCAGCAAGAGCACCATCGTCGCGGCCGTGTTCGTGCCGCTGGTGCTGCCGGTCAGCCTGGCGTCGGTCGTCGACGACATGGAGGTGGAGGACGCCGGGCTCAGCGTCGGCCTGGTGCTGCTGCCCGCCGCGATCGGGTTCTCACTGCTGTTCGGGGTGTACTCGGCGCTGACGGCCATCTACACCGCCCGGCGCGAGGAGTTGGTGCTGAAGCGGCTGCGCACCGGCGAGCTGCGGGACACCGAGATCCTCGGCGGATCGGCGCTGCCGGTCCTCGCCACCGGGTTGGCGCAGTCCCTGCTGCTGGTGGCCGGCTCGGCGGTCCTGCTCCACGTGCCGGCCCCCGAAGCGCCCCATCTCGCCGTCCTGGGGCTGCTGTTGGGCCTGGTGATGTGCGCGGCGTTCGCGGCGGTCACGGCGGCGGTGACCCGGACCGTGGAGAGCGCGCAGGTCACCACGATGCCGATGGTGCTCGTGTCGATGACCGGCTCCGGAGTGGCCGTCCCCCTGGAACTGCTGCCCGACCGGCTCGCCTCCGTCTGCGAACTGCTGCCGCTGTCACCGGTGATCACCCTGATCCGCGGCGGCTGGACCGGAAGCCTGTCGGCGTACGAGGCCCTGGGCGCCCTGGCGACCGCGCTGGCCTGGACGGTGCTGGCGGTGTTTGCTGTACGGCGGTGGTTCCGGTGGGAGCCGAGGCGCTGA
- a CDS encoding sensor histidine kinase, whose product MGAEALRDGGGGTVFGWIRGWQRRHWRERSKAERVELQSVITWYATTWFFSLFWLALPLVGGLDHRPLPMAVGGLLLLLGALQCVEANRLTRSVLDHYLGRTELPPRALRPAAVLLALELALTVALAALGGTDAAAIRLFIGAALLPFGLLYGLVAPIRVFLRRSAVLAVVLMAVFAWADPDPAGIVMAGVLTAFGALFSLLACRCGAWTLSVLWEAERAREVEARLAVAEERLRFGRDLHDVMGRNLAVIALKSELAVQLARRGRPDAVEQMIEVQRIAQESQREVRDVVRGYREADLGVELAGAQGVLKAAGISCEVSGEAGGLPAEVQSALGWVVRETTTNVLRHGDPGQCTVALRRTEGHVVLTVENDGAGSTAGDGGSGLAGLRERLRRVDGTLEAGLVGAGVFRVVAEVPLSGKVAVREVTS is encoded by the coding sequence GTGGGAGCCGAGGCGCTGAGGGACGGGGGCGGGGGAACGGTGTTCGGCTGGATACGGGGGTGGCAGCGACGCCACTGGCGGGAGCGCAGCAAGGCGGAGCGGGTCGAGCTGCAGAGCGTGATCACCTGGTACGCCACGACCTGGTTCTTCTCCCTGTTCTGGCTGGCGCTGCCGCTGGTGGGCGGGCTTGACCACCGGCCCCTGCCGATGGCCGTCGGCGGGCTGCTGCTGCTCCTGGGCGCCCTGCAGTGCGTGGAGGCGAACCGGCTCACCCGGTCGGTGCTCGACCACTACCTGGGCCGCACCGAACTCCCGCCCCGCGCGCTGCGCCCCGCTGCCGTCCTGCTGGCCCTGGAGCTGGCGCTGACCGTGGCTCTGGCCGCGCTGGGTGGCACCGACGCGGCGGCGATCAGGCTGTTCATCGGTGCCGCTCTGTTGCCCTTCGGGCTGCTGTACGGGCTCGTCGCCCCCATACGGGTGTTCCTGCGCCGGTCCGCCGTGCTCGCCGTGGTGCTCATGGCCGTGTTCGCCTGGGCCGACCCGGACCCCGCCGGGATCGTGATGGCCGGGGTGCTGACCGCGTTCGGCGCGCTCTTCTCGCTGCTCGCCTGCCGCTGCGGTGCCTGGACCCTGTCCGTGCTCTGGGAGGCGGAACGGGCCCGCGAGGTCGAGGCCCGGCTCGCCGTCGCCGAGGAGCGGCTGCGGTTCGGGCGGGATCTGCACGACGTGATGGGCCGGAATCTGGCGGTGATCGCCCTGAAGAGCGAGCTGGCCGTGCAACTGGCCCGGCGCGGGCGGCCGGACGCCGTGGAGCAGATGATCGAGGTGCAGCGCATCGCGCAGGAGTCGCAGCGCGAGGTACGCGATGTCGTACGGGGATACCGGGAGGCCGACCTGGGAGTCGAACTCGCGGGGGCGCAGGGGGTGTTGAAGGCGGCCGGGATCAGCTGCGAGGTGAGCGGGGAGGCCGGCGGACTGCCCGCCGAGGTGCAGTCCGCGCTCGGCTGGGTGGTGCGGGAGACCACCACCAACGTGCTGCGGCACGGAGACCCCGGGCAGTGCACGGTGGCGTTGCGAAGGACGGAGGGACACGTGGTGCTGACGGTGGAGAACGACGGTGCCGGGTCCACCGCCGGAGACGGCGGGTCGGGGCTCGCCGGACTGCGGGAACGGTTGCGGAGGGTCGACGGGACGCTGGAGGCCGGGCTCGTCGGGGCGGGCGTGTTCCGTGTGGTCGCCGAGGTGCCGCTGAGCGGGAAGGTCGCTGTGAGAGAGGTCACTTCATGA
- a CDS encoding response regulator transcription factor: MTVRVLLADDEHLIRGALAALLSLEDDLVIVAEAATGPEALAMARAHRPDVAVLDLQMPGADGVKVATSLRTELPGCQALIVTSHGRPGHLKRALAAGVRGFVPKTVSAQRLAEIIRTVHAGNRYVDPELAADAIAAGDSPLTSREAEVLELAADGAPVAEIAERAALSQGTVRNYLSSAVSKLGAENRHAAVRLARERGWV, encoded by the coding sequence ATGACGGTGCGTGTACTGCTCGCCGACGACGAGCACCTCATCCGGGGTGCGCTCGCCGCGCTGCTCTCCCTGGAGGACGACCTGGTGATCGTCGCCGAGGCGGCCACCGGACCGGAGGCGCTGGCGATGGCGCGGGCCCACCGGCCCGACGTGGCCGTCCTGGATCTTCAGATGCCGGGCGCGGACGGTGTGAAGGTCGCCACATCCCTGCGCACCGAACTGCCCGGCTGCCAGGCACTGATCGTCACGAGCCACGGCCGGCCCGGGCATCTCAAGCGGGCCCTCGCGGCGGGTGTGCGCGGGTTCGTCCCGAAGACGGTGAGCGCGCAGCGGCTCGCGGAGATCATCCGTACGGTGCACGCCGGGAACCGTTACGTCGACCCGGAGTTGGCGGCCGACGCGATCGCCGCCGGGGACTCGCCGCTGACCTCGCGCGAGGCGGAGGTGCTCGAACTCGCCGCCGACGGGGCGCCCGTCGCGGAGATCGCCGAGCGGGCCGCGCTGTCGCAGGGGACTGTGCGGAACTATCTGTCGTCGGCCGTGTCCAAGCTCGGGGCGGAGAACCGGCACGCGGCGGTGCGGCTCGCGCGGGAGCGGGGTTGGGTATAG
- a CDS encoding phosphoribosylaminoimidazolesuccinocarboxamide synthase has protein sequence MSGFVEKPEPLQVPGLVHLHTGKVRELYQNEAGDLVMVASDRTSAFDWVLPTEIPDKGRVLTQLSLWWFDQLSDLVPNHVLSTELPAGAPADWAGRTLICKSLRMVPVECVARGYLTGSGLAEYKESRTVCGLALPEGLVDGSELPAPIFTPATKAAVGEHDENVSYEEVARQVGADTAAQLRQATLAVYGRARDIARDRGIILADTKFEFGYEGENLVVADEVLTPDSSRFWPADQWQPGRAQPSYDKQFVRDWLTSAESGWDRTSEQPPPPLPQHIVDATRAKYIEAYERLTGTRWA, from the coding sequence GTGTCCGGATTCGTAGAGAAGCCCGAGCCCCTTCAGGTGCCGGGCCTGGTGCATCTGCACACCGGCAAGGTGCGCGAGCTGTACCAGAACGAGGCGGGCGACCTCGTGATGGTGGCCAGCGACCGTACGTCCGCCTTCGACTGGGTGCTGCCGACCGAGATCCCCGACAAGGGCCGCGTCCTCACCCAGCTCTCCCTGTGGTGGTTCGACCAGCTCTCCGACCTGGTCCCGAACCACGTCCTGAGCACGGAGCTGCCCGCCGGCGCCCCCGCCGACTGGGCCGGCCGCACGCTGATCTGCAAGTCGCTGCGCATGGTCCCCGTCGAGTGCGTGGCCCGCGGCTACCTCACCGGCTCGGGCCTCGCCGAGTACAAGGAGTCCCGCACGGTCTGCGGCCTCGCCCTTCCCGAGGGCCTGGTCGACGGCAGCGAGCTCCCGGCCCCGATCTTCACCCCCGCCACCAAGGCGGCCGTCGGCGAGCACGACGAGAACGTCTCCTACGAGGAGGTCGCCCGGCAGGTCGGCGCCGACACCGCCGCCCAGCTGCGCCAGGCGACCCTCGCCGTGTACGGCCGCGCCCGCGACATCGCCCGCGACCGGGGCATCATCCTCGCCGACACCAAGTTCGAGTTCGGCTACGAGGGCGAGAACCTGGTCGTCGCCGACGAGGTCCTCACCCCGGACTCCTCCCGCTTCTGGCCCGCCGACCAGTGGCAGCCCGGCCGCGCCCAGCCCTCGTACGACAAGCAGTTCGTGCGCGACTGGCTGACCTCGGCCGAGTCCGGCTGGGACCGCACGAGCGAGCAGCCCCCGCCGCCCCTTCCCCAGCACATCGTGGACGCGACCCGCGCGAAGTACATCGAGGCGTACGAACGTCTCACGGGCACCCGCTGGGCATGA
- a CDS encoding N,N-dimethylformamidase beta subunit family domain-containing protein, whose translation MGPGPGPEHIRRWESGALAHAVTDPFGQGPVPWLRGSETYFDDTGHVVPWYVDQAPAPTRRGTPRVPAPRTAAGGPRSADDVGRQIKGFISTGAVAPGDAVDFHVTVDPPQEFSVDIYRIGHYDGDGAAKITTSPRLSGIVQPPPLTADRTVSCHHWWLSWRLQVPSYWNVGAYVAVLTTADGYRSHVPFTVRDQHPADLLLVLPDVTWQAYNLYPEDGRTGASLYHAWDEKGRLLGEADAATTVSFDRPYAGAGLPLHVGHAYDFIRWAERYGYDLAYADARDLHAGHIDPTRYRGLVFPGHDEYWSTNMRRTVELARDSGISLVFLSANSLYWQVELGASPSGVPGRLLTCRKRKGPGKPVLWRDIDRAEQQLVGIQYAGRVPDPHPLIVRNATHWLWEATGAREGDGIEDLVAGEADRYFPRTPLPPHEDRILLAHSPYTDSEGILRHQETSLYRAPSGALVFASGTFAWSPALDRPGHVDPRIQRATANLLDRICKRD comes from the coding sequence ATGGGACCCGGACCAGGACCGGAGCACATCCGCCGATGGGAGTCGGGAGCGCTGGCCCACGCCGTGACGGACCCCTTCGGGCAGGGCCCCGTCCCGTGGCTGCGCGGCAGCGAGACGTATTTCGACGACACCGGCCACGTCGTCCCCTGGTACGTGGACCAGGCCCCCGCCCCCACCCGCCGGGGCACCCCCCGCGTCCCCGCCCCCCGGACCGCGGCAGGCGGCCCTCGCTCCGCCGACGACGTCGGCCGCCAGATCAAGGGCTTCATCTCCACCGGTGCCGTCGCCCCCGGCGACGCCGTCGACTTCCACGTCACGGTCGACCCGCCGCAGGAATTCAGCGTCGACATCTACCGCATAGGCCACTACGACGGCGACGGCGCCGCCAAGATCACCACCAGCCCGCGCCTCTCCGGCATCGTCCAGCCCCCGCCCCTGACCGCCGACCGCACGGTCTCCTGCCACCACTGGTGGCTCTCCTGGCGCCTACAGGTGCCGTCGTACTGGAACGTCGGCGCGTACGTCGCCGTTCTCACCACCGCCGACGGCTACCGCTCCCACGTCCCCTTCACGGTCCGCGACCAGCACCCCGCCGACCTGCTCCTGGTCCTTCCCGACGTCACCTGGCAGGCCTACAACCTCTACCCCGAGGACGGCCGCACCGGCGCCAGCCTCTACCACGCCTGGGACGAGAAGGGCCGCCTTCTCGGCGAGGCCGACGCCGCGACCACGGTCTCCTTCGACCGGCCCTACGCGGGCGCCGGCCTCCCCCTCCATGTCGGCCACGCCTACGACTTCATCCGCTGGGCCGAGCGCTACGGCTACGACCTCGCCTACGCAGACGCCCGCGACCTGCACGCCGGTCACATCGACCCCACCCGTTACCGCGGCCTGGTCTTCCCCGGCCACGACGAGTACTGGTCGACGAACATGCGCCGCACCGTGGAACTCGCCCGCGACAGCGGCATCTCGCTGGTGTTCCTGTCCGCGAACTCCCTGTACTGGCAGGTGGAGTTGGGGGCGTCCCCGTCCGGAGTGCCCGGCCGTCTGCTCACCTGCCGCAAGCGCAAGGGGCCCGGCAAGCCCGTCCTCTGGCGGGACATCGACCGCGCCGAGCAGCAGCTGGTCGGCATCCAGTACGCGGGCCGGGTGCCCGACCCGCACCCGCTGATCGTGCGCAACGCGACCCACTGGCTGTGGGAGGCGACCGGCGCACGCGAGGGCGACGGGATCGAGGACCTGGTCGCGGGCGAGGCCGACCGCTACTTCCCGCGCACGCCCCTCCCGCCCCACGAGGATCGCATCCTCCTCGCGCACTCCCCGTACACCGACAGCGAGGGCATCCTCCGCCACCAGGAGACCTCCCTCTACCGCGCCCCCTCCGGTGCCCTGGTCTTCGCCTCCGGAACCTTCGCCTGGTCCCCGGCCCTGGACCGCCCCGGCCATGTGGACCCCCGCATCCAACGCGCCACCGCCAACCTCCTGGACCGCATCTGCAAACGCGACTGA
- the purD gene encoding phosphoribosylamine--glycine ligase, producing the protein MNVLVIGSGAREHALCRSLSLDPAVTALHCAPGNAGIAEVAELHQVDALDGKAVSALAVELGAELVVVGPEAPLVAGVADAVREAGIPVFGPSKEAAQLEGSKAFAKDVMAAAGVPTGRSYVCTTPEEVAEALDAFGAPYVVKDDGLAAGKGVVVTDDLESAAAHAAACVGAPPAPSGQRGRVVIEEFLDGPEVSLFAITDGETVVPLQPAQDFKRALDGDEGPNTGGMGAYSPLPWADPKLVEEILETVLQPTVDEMRRRGTPFSGLLYAGLAITGRGVRVIEFNARFGDPETQVVLARLKTPLAGVLKAAATGDLADLPPLRWSDDSAVTVVIASHNYPGTPRTGDPITGLAEVAAEDAPHAYVLHAGTKYDDETVVSAGGRVLSVTATGTDLAEARERAYKAVARIGLDGSQHRTDIAAKAAAGA; encoded by the coding sequence GTGAACGTCCTCGTCATCGGCAGCGGCGCCCGCGAACACGCCCTGTGCCGCTCACTGTCCCTCGACCCCGCCGTCACCGCGCTGCACTGCGCCCCCGGCAACGCCGGCATCGCCGAGGTCGCCGAGCTGCACCAGGTCGACGCCCTCGACGGCAAGGCCGTGTCCGCGCTGGCCGTCGAGCTCGGCGCCGAGCTGGTCGTCGTGGGCCCGGAGGCGCCCCTGGTCGCGGGGGTCGCCGACGCCGTGCGCGAGGCGGGCATCCCGGTGTTCGGCCCCTCGAAGGAGGCCGCCCAGCTGGAGGGCTCCAAGGCGTTCGCCAAGGACGTGATGGCCGCGGCCGGCGTGCCGACCGGCCGCTCCTACGTCTGCACCACCCCCGAGGAGGTCGCCGAGGCCCTCGACGCCTTCGGTGCGCCGTACGTCGTCAAGGACGACGGTCTGGCCGCCGGCAAGGGCGTCGTCGTCACGGACGACCTGGAGTCCGCCGCGGCGCACGCGGCCGCCTGTGTGGGGGCACCTCCCGCGCCGTCCGGGCAGCGGGGGAGGGTCGTCATCGAGGAGTTCCTCGACGGCCCGGAGGTCTCCCTCTTCGCGATCACCGACGGCGAGACCGTCGTCCCGCTCCAGCCCGCCCAGGACTTCAAGCGCGCGCTCGACGGCGACGAGGGCCCGAACACGGGCGGCATGGGCGCCTACTCGCCGCTGCCCTGGGCCGACCCGAAGCTGGTCGAGGAGATCCTGGAGACCGTTCTCCAGCCGACCGTCGACGAGATGCGCCGCCGCGGCACCCCCTTCTCCGGCCTGCTCTACGCCGGCCTCGCGATCACCGGCCGCGGGGTCCGTGTCATCGAGTTCAACGCTCGCTTCGGCGACCCGGAGACGCAGGTCGTCCTGGCCCGCCTGAAGACCCCGCTGGCCGGAGTGCTGAAGGCCGCGGCCACCGGCGACCTCGCCGACCTGCCGCCCCTGCGCTGGAGCGACGACTCGGCCGTCACCGTCGTCATCGCCTCGCACAACTACCCCGGCACCCCGCGCACCGGCGACCCGATCACCGGCCTCGCCGAGGTGGCCGCCGAAGACGCCCCGCACGCGTACGTCCTGCACGCCGGGACGAAGTACGACGACGAGACGGTCGTCAGCGCCGGTGGCCGTGTGCTGTCCGTCACCGCGACCGGCACCGACCTCGCCGAGGCCCGCGAGCGCGCGTACAAAGCGGTCGCGCGCATCGGTCTCGACGGTTCCCAGCACCGTACGGACATCGCTGCGAAGGCGGCGGCGGGCGCGTAA
- a CDS encoding DNA polymerase III subunit gamma and tau, protein MSSLALYRRYRPESFAEVIGQEHVTDPLQQALRNNRVNHAYLFSGPRGCGKTTSARILARCLNCEQGPTPTPCGECQSCRDLARNGPGSIDVIEIDAASHGGVDDARDLREKAFFGPAGSRYKIYIIDEAHMVTSAGFNALLKVVEEPPEHLKFIFATTEPEKVIGTIRSRTHHYPFRLVPPGTLREYLGEVCQKEGIPVEDGVLPLVVRSGAGSVRDSMSVMDQLLAGASDAGVTYAMATSLLGYTEGSLLDSVVEAFATGDGAAAFEVVDRIIEGGNDPRRFVADLLERLRDLVILAAVPDAAEKGLIDAPVDVIERMQAQAGVFGAAELSRAADLVNEGLTEMRGATSPRLQLELICARVMLPAAYGDERSVMARLDRIERGVNFSPGGGMQGAPAMPSVPAMPAMGYVPGPDAHGGSAVAGGAPIPPGGGAAAARAAVRGQGPGQGQGQSPGQAPGQAGGAAAAAAAASAPVQPPVAPPPAPPAHTPAPAAAPPADEAPAAPPQAPAQPAPGAWPTPTAAGSGRRPGGWPTAAPAGGGGRPPTTPASPSAGAPAGPSAAAQAASPAPAAASAYAPPSGGLDPRMLWPNILEAVKNRRRFTWILLSQNAHVAGFDGTTLQLGFASAGARDNFASSGSEEVLRQALSEQFSVQWKIDAIIDPSGGSAPPPPGGFGGGGSGPGGGAPGGYGNPGNAGGYGNPGGAGGYGGGGTTAPSAMATAAPPAPPAQHTPQSASSASAPAAPAPAPPRPPAPEPVAPEDDTPEDDDPDLNESALSGYELIVRELGATVVEEFTNE, encoded by the coding sequence GTGTCGTCTCTCGCGCTGTACCGCCGCTATCGCCCGGAGTCGTTCGCCGAGGTCATCGGGCAGGAGCATGTCACCGACCCGCTGCAGCAGGCGCTGCGGAACAACCGGGTCAATCACGCGTACCTGTTCAGCGGGCCGCGTGGGTGCGGGAAGACCACCAGCGCGCGGATTCTGGCCAGGTGCCTGAACTGCGAGCAGGGGCCCACGCCGACCCCCTGCGGGGAGTGCCAGTCCTGCCGCGATCTCGCGCGCAACGGGCCCGGTTCCATCGACGTCATCGAGATCGACGCCGCCTCCCACGGTGGTGTGGACGACGCCCGTGACCTGCGGGAGAAGGCCTTCTTCGGGCCCGCCGGAAGCCGCTACAAGATCTACATCATCGACGAGGCCCACATGGTCACGTCGGCCGGTTTCAACGCGCTCCTCAAGGTCGTCGAGGAGCCGCCGGAGCATCTGAAGTTCATCTTCGCGACCACGGAGCCGGAGAAGGTCATCGGGACCATCCGGTCGCGGACCCATCACTATCCTTTCCGGCTCGTGCCGCCGGGAACGTTGAGGGAGTACCTCGGCGAGGTGTGCCAGAAGGAAGGCATTCCCGTCGAGGACGGCGTGCTGCCGCTCGTCGTGCGTTCCGGTGCGGGGTCCGTGCGTGACTCCATGTCCGTCATGGACCAGCTCCTCGCGGGCGCGAGCGACGCCGGTGTGACGTATGCCATGGCCACCTCCCTGCTCGGCTACACGGAGGGCTCGCTGCTCGACTCCGTCGTCGAGGCCTTCGCCACCGGTGACGGTGCCGCCGCGTTCGAGGTCGTCGACCGGATCATCGAGGGGGGCAACGACCCGCGCCGCTTCGTCGCCGACCTGCTGGAGCGGCTGCGCGACCTCGTCATCCTCGCCGCCGTTCCCGACGCCGCCGAGAAGGGGCTCATCGACGCCCCGGTCGACGTCATCGAGCGGATGCAGGCCCAGGCCGGCGTCTTCGGTGCCGCCGAGCTCAGCCGTGCCGCCGACCTGGTCAACGAGGGCCTCACCGAGATGCGCGGCGCCACCTCGCCCCGTCTCCAGCTCGAGCTGATCTGCGCGCGGGTGATGCTGCCCGCCGCCTATGGAGACGAGCGGTCCGTCATGGCCCGCCTCGACCGCATCGAACGCGGCGTGAACTTCTCGCCGGGCGGCGGTATGCAGGGCGCACCCGCGATGCCCTCCGTGCCCGCGATGCCCGCGATGGGGTACGTGCCCGGGCCGGACGCGCACGGCGGCTCCGCCGTGGCCGGAGGCGCGCCCATTCCGCCTGGTGGCGGAGCTGCGGCGGCCCGCGCGGCGGTACGCGGACAGGGACCGGGGCAGGGCCAGGGGCAGAGCCCCGGGCAGGCACCGGGGCAGGCCGGGGGTGCGGCTGCGGCTGCGGCGGCCGCGTCGGCGCCTGTCCAGCCGCCCGTCGCTCCGCCCCCGGCCCCCCCGGCACACACCCCCGCTCCCGCAGCGGCCCCGCCCGCGGACGAGGCTCCCGCCGCGCCCCCGCAGGCCCCCGCCCAGCCCGCTCCCGGTGCCTGGCCCACCCCCACCGCGGCGGGCAGTGGGCGTCGGCCCGGCGGCTGGCCGACCGCCGCGCCCGCGGGCGGGGGCGGACGCCCGCCGACGACACCCGCCTCACCGTCGGCCGGAGCCCCGGCCGGACCCTCTGCTGCCGCCCAGGCGGCATCCCCCGCGCCCGCCGCTGCTTCCGCGTACGCGCCCCCGTCCGGCGGCCTCGACCCGCGCATGCTCTGGCCGAACATCCTTGAGGCGGTCAAGAACCGTCGCCGCTTCACCTGGATCCTGCTCAGTCAGAACGCCCACGTCGCGGGTTTCGACGGCACGACCCTCCAGCTCGGCTTCGCCAGCGCCGGCGCCCGCGACAACTTCGCGAGCAGCGGCAGCGAGGAGGTGCTGCGACAGGCGCTGTCCGAGCAGTTCAGCGTCCAGTGGAAGATCGACGCGATCATCGACCCGTCCGGCGGCTCCGCACCCCCGCCGCCCGGCGGTTTCGGCGGCGGTGGCAGTGGCCCCGGTGGCGGCGCCCCGGGTGGCTACGGCAACCCGGGTAACGCCGGTGGCTACGGCAATCCCGGCGGCGCCGGCGGCTACGGCGGTGGCGGTACGACGGCCCCTTCGGCCATGGCCACGGCCGCCCCCCCGGCCCCTCCCGCCCAGCACACGCCCCAGTCGGCGTCGTCGGCCTCCGCCCCCGCGGCCCCCGCCCCTGCCCCGCCCCGTCCTCCCGCTCCGGAGCCGGTGGCCCCCGAGGACGACACTCCCGAGGACGACGACCCGGACCTCAACGAGTCGGCCCTCTCGGGCTACGAACTGATCGTGCGCGAACTGGGAGCGACGGTGGTGGAGGAGTTCACCAACGAATGA
- a CDS encoding class I SAM-dependent methyltransferase, whose amino-acid sequence MDAVSAHVLLCMALSTQEIHALVAEVRRVLRPGGAFVYTVRHTGDAPYRAGTGHGDDIWEHGRFAVHFFPAAWSTSSARAGTFRRSTPSRRAVCRGDN is encoded by the coding sequence GTGGACGCCGTCTCCGCTCACGTGTTGCTGTGCATGGCGCTCTCCACCCAGGAGATCCACGCCCTGGTCGCCGAGGTCCGCCGGGTGCTGCGGCCGGGCGGTGCTTTCGTCTACACGGTCCGGCACACCGGGGACGCGCCCTACCGGGCCGGTACGGGGCACGGTGACGACATCTGGGAGCACGGCCGCTTCGCCGTCCACTTCTTCCCCGCGGCTTGGTCGACCAGCTCGGCGAGGGCTGGAACCTTCAGGAGGTCCACGCCTTCGAGGAGGGCGGTCTGCCGCGGCGACAACTGA
- a CDS encoding FAD-dependent monooxygenase: MTAPLDVLVVGAGPTGLALAAQLQTYGTTFRIVDRSLDRAHESRAPAIQPRTLKRSPHSG, encoded by the coding sequence ATGACGGCTCCTTTGGACGTGCTCGTGGTCGGTGCGGGACCCACCGGGCTCGCCCTCGCCGCGCAACTGCAGACCTACGGGACGACTTTCCGGATCGTCGACCGCTCCCTGGACCGGGCCCATGAGTCGCGCGCGCCGGCCATCCAGCCACGCACCCTGAAGCGCTCGCCCCATTCGGGGTGA